One genomic window of Moorella glycerini includes the following:
- a CDS encoding Asp23/Gls24 family envelope stress response protein, protein MEVGRVDNILEQQDRTDLGTIRITNEVVAIIAGLAATEIEGVAGMSGGIAGGIAELLGRKNLSKGVKVEVGEKEAAVDLYIVVNFGVRIPDVAIRVQENVKKAIESMTGLRVVEVNVHVQGVVFPQEEKEEETSRVR, encoded by the coding sequence GTGGAGGTGGGTAGAGTGGATAATATTTTAGAACAACAGGACCGGACCGATCTCGGCACTATCAGGATTACCAACGAAGTGGTAGCCATCATTGCCGGCCTGGCGGCCACGGAGATTGAAGGAGTAGCCGGCATGAGCGGCGGCATTGCCGGCGGTATTGCCGAGCTTTTAGGCCGGAAGAATCTAAGTAAGGGTGTCAAGGTAGAAGTAGGGGAAAAGGAAGCTGCTGTTGACCTGTACATAGTGGTCAACTTCGGGGTGCGTATTCCGGATGTAGCCATCAGGGTGCAGGAGAATGTAAAAAAGGCTATTGAATCAATGACGGGCTTACGGGTGGTAGAAGTTAATGTCCACGTCCAGGGCGTAGTTTTCCCCCAGGAAGAGAAAGAAGAAGAAACCAGCCGGGTCCGGTAG
- the accC gene encoding acetyl-CoA carboxylase biotin carboxylase subunit, which yields MFKRVLIANRGEIAVRIIRACRELDIETVAVYSEADRGALHTRLADKAVCIGPAPANRSYLHIPSIIAVAQMSGADAIHPGYGFLAENPYFAEMCATAGITFIGPSPRAMQLMGAKATARATMIAAGVPVVPGSEGVVKDLDTALAIAKEIGYPVLIKASAGGGGRGMRVAQGPRELRQAIQTAQREAEAAFGDPQVYLEKYIEEPRHIEFQILGDTGGNLIHLGERDCSLQRRNQKILEEAPSVALTPELRREMGEVALKAARAVDYYSTGTVEFLLDKHGRYYFIEMNTRIQVEHPVTEAVTGIDLVQEQIRIAAGEPLSIHQEDVQIRGHAIECRINAEDPSHNFRPAPGRIERYHVPGGFGIRVDSAAYSGYLIPPFYDSLIAKVIAWAPDREGAINRMTGALKEMVIEGIPTTIPFHQQIMANAFFRRGEIYTNFIQRRLLAG from the coding sequence CCGACCGGGGAGCCCTGCACACCAGGCTTGCCGATAAAGCCGTCTGTATCGGGCCGGCGCCGGCCAACCGCAGTTACCTGCATATCCCCAGTATTATTGCTGTTGCCCAGATGAGTGGTGCCGATGCCATTCATCCCGGTTACGGCTTCCTGGCAGAAAACCCCTACTTTGCCGAGATGTGCGCCACGGCAGGGATCACCTTTATCGGCCCTTCGCCAAGGGCCATGCAGCTCATGGGGGCCAAGGCCACGGCCCGGGCCACCATGATTGCTGCCGGGGTGCCGGTAGTACCCGGTTCAGAGGGTGTCGTTAAAGACCTGGATACCGCCCTGGCCATAGCTAAAGAAATCGGTTACCCCGTTTTGATTAAAGCGTCCGCCGGTGGCGGTGGCCGCGGTATGCGGGTGGCCCAGGGCCCCCGGGAGCTGCGCCAGGCCATCCAAACCGCCCAGCGGGAAGCTGAAGCCGCCTTCGGTGATCCCCAGGTTTACCTGGAAAAATATATTGAAGAACCCCGCCATATTGAGTTTCAAATTTTAGGTGATACCGGAGGGAACCTCATTCACCTGGGCGAGCGCGACTGTTCCCTGCAACGCCGCAACCAGAAGATACTGGAAGAAGCACCCTCGGTAGCCCTCACCCCGGAACTGCGCCGGGAAATGGGAGAGGTTGCCTTAAAGGCCGCCAGGGCCGTTGATTACTACAGCACCGGTACGGTAGAATTCCTGCTGGATAAGCATGGCCGCTATTATTTTATTGAAATGAATACCCGCATCCAGGTGGAACACCCGGTGACCGAGGCGGTTACCGGTATCGACCTGGTCCAGGAACAGATCAGGATAGCGGCGGGGGAACCTTTGAGCATCCACCAGGAGGACGTCCAGATCCGGGGGCATGCCATTGAGTGCCGGATCAATGCCGAAGATCCCAGCCATAATTTCCGGCCGGCCCCGGGGAGGATTGAGCGTTACCATGTACCGGGAGGCTTTGGCATCCGGGTGGACAGCGCTGCTTATAGTGGTTACCTCATTCCTCCTTTTTATGATTCCTTAATCGCCAAGGTTATTGCCTGGGCGCCGGACCGGGAAGGGGCTATCAACCGTATGACGGGGGCCCTGAAAGAAATGGTAATTGAAGGGATACCGACGACCATTCCCTTCCACCAGCAGATTATGGCCAACGCCTTTTTCCGGCGGGGTGAGATCTACACTAACTTTATCCAGCGTCGCTTGCTGGCCGGCTAA